A single region of the Amphiura filiformis chromosome 7, Afil_fr2py, whole genome shotgun sequence genome encodes:
- the LOC140156246 gene encoding uncharacterized protein, with amino-acid sequence MIRPKRQWDILMDPVCKYCTRRFIGNIPRYMSHLRNHELCIKPYWYTNPKLPPKAGCVDLQNRIQKRRSEEPPKCYPGDRDSKRQNTTIVTDHMFSCKFCGKKFTSSSAKCQHECIHTRDKLLCRYCNKAFRNMSSKKLHEMTHTGEKPHKCSYCDISFRQLAHKKQHEKIHTGQKPHKCSHCSKSFSQLGHKKTHEKIHTGEKPHICSYCSKSFSHLGHKKQHEQIHTGEKLHKCSYCSKSFRHLGNLKIHEKIHTGEKRHKCSYCSKSFSDLARKKQHEKIHTGEKPHKCSYCNKTFSQLGHKKTHEMIHTGEKPHKCSYCSKSFIQLGDKKKHEMIHTGEKPHKCSYCNKSFITLVQKKRHEQNHTGENRPKCSYCNKSFNSLGNKKTHEKIHTGEKPHKCNHCSKAFSQLETKKRHELTHTGEKPHKCSYCNKSFSQLGYKKEHEDIHTGEKHHKCSYCSKSFIQLGGKKQHEMIHTGEKPHQCSYCNKSFNHLDHKKQHEKIHTGEKPHKCSYCNKSFSQLGNKKQHEKIHTGEKRHKCSYCSKSFIQLGGKKQHEMIHTGEKPHKCSHCNKSFRILRSKTRHEKNHERNFTNVATMAR; translated from the coding sequence ATGATTCGACCCAAGCGCCAATGGGATATACTAATGGATCCTGTATGCAAGTATTGCACAAGAAGATTTATTGGAAACATTCCTCGTTACATGTCCCATCTCCGCAACCATGAGTTGTGTATTAAGCCTTATTGGTATACCAATCCAAAGTTACCACCAAAGGCTGGCTGTGTGGATCTACAAAACAGGATCCAGAAGAGAAGATCAGAAGAACCTCCCAAATGTTATCCAGGTGATCGCGACTCTAAAAGGCAAAATACTACCATTGTTACTGACCATATGTTTTCGTGTAAGTTTTGTGGAAAGAAGTTTACATCCTCATCAGCAAAGTGCCAACATGAATGTATTCATACAAGAGATAAACTCTTATGTAGATACTGTAATAAGGCCTTTAGAAACATGAGTAGCAAAAAgttacatgaaatgacacataccggagaaaaacctcacaaatgtagctactgtgataTATCATTCCGCCAATTGGCACACAAAAAGCAGCATGAAAAAATCCATACAGgacaaaaacctcacaaatgtagcCACTGCAGTAAATCATTCAGCCAGTTGGGTCACAAGAAGACACATGAAAAgatccatacaggagagaaacctcatataTGTAGCTACTGTAGCAAATCATTCAGTCATTTGGGACACAAAAAGCAGCATGAacaaattcatacaggagagaaacttcacaaatgcagctactgcagtAAATCATTCCGCCATTTGGGAAACTTAAAGatacatgaaaagattcatacaggagagaagcgtcacaaatgtagctactgtagcAAATCATTCAGCGACTTGGCACGCAAAAAGCagcatgaaaagattcacacaggagagaaacctcacaaatgtagctattgtaacaaaacATTCAGCCAGTTGGGTCACAAGAAgacacatgaaatgattcatacaggagagaaacctcataaatgcagcTACTGCAGTAAATCATTCATACAATTGGGagacaaaaaaaaacatgaaatgattcatacaggagagaaaccccacaaatgtagctattgcaacaaatcattcatcaCATTGGTGCAAAAAAAGCGgcatgaacaaaatcatacaGGAGAGAACCGTcccaaatgtagctactgtaataaATCATTCAATAGTTTGGGAAACAAGAAGACACATGAAaaaattcatacaggagagaaacctcacaAATGTAATCACTGTAGTAAAGCATTCAGCCAATTGGAAACCAAAAAACGGCACGAACTaactcatacaggagagaaacctcataaatgtagctactgtaacaaatcattcagccaattgggATACAAAAAGGAGCACGAAGacattcatacaggagagaaacatcacaaatgcagctactgcagtAAATCATTCATACAATTGGGAGGCaaaaaacaacatgaaatgattcatacaggagagaaaccacatcaatgtagctattgtaacaaatcattcaaccATTTGGATCACAAAAAGCagcatgaaaagattcacacaggagagaaacctcacaaatgtagctactgcaataaatcattcagccaattgggAAACAAAAAGCAGCATGAAaaaattcatacaggagagaaacgacacaaatgcagctactgcagtAAATCATTCATACAATTGGGAGGCaaaaaacaacatgaaatgattcatacaggagagaaaccccaCAAATGTAGccattgtaacaaatcattcaggaTTTTGAGAAGCAAAACCAGGCATGAAAAAAATCACGAGAGAAACTTCACAAATGTAGCAACTATGGCACGATGA